TCACCTGTCGCCTCGAATCAAATATTGATGACGTTGGGAGGTGCAATTGTAACAGAGGCGACTAAGCTTTTGAAACAGCATTCTAAGGAGTTGCTTTCTAAAGAGGCAAACCAAAAGAAGGACTTGGCGCACTTTAATGATACTTTGGTCAAACTTAGTTCCAGGAagggcagcagctggaccTACAATGGAAATGCCCTGGACAAGTTACTCAATGACCCTGAGACTTTTGCAACGCTTATGTTTGAGCAGCATGTGCACTTACACCTACTCAAACTAAGAGAACTGTTTTCAACGGACAACTGGAGTCAGCTGATTGAAGTGAAGCAGCCCGCAAGCACTGAAACAGACAAGGCTGCAAATTCAACTGTAAAGTCCCAAAAAAGAGAGAGTAAGAGCATGTCAACAAATGAATGGGAGTGGAATGAAAACGACGATGAAGGATGGAATGCGGAATTTGATACAGAAATCAATAGTGAAGAACATAGACTGAGTGACTCCAAGGACAAAGGCGTGCTAGTAGAAGAAGACCAAAATAATGCAGACGGCTGGGATGATGTTTGGGATGATGACGTCCTGGATCTGGAAAGTATAACACAAGACGTCATACAAATAACTAAAATCCCGGATGGGTTTCAGAAGGTTTTGGAAAGCTTTGAAAAGGGTGCAGAAAACCTAAACAAAGATTTTGTATCCGCGGAATATGCCTATAAGTTTAACCTCCTCCAAACTGCCTTTTTTGCCATGTGTATGAGCAAATATAATGATTGGTGGTTGCTTGTTAGAGACATGAAGTATATTATATCTCAATGTGATGAGCAAACTTTGTATCAATTAAGTGAACTGACGGCCCGCTTCACAGAAAATAATATTGCTACAATGCGGAAGGCGGTATTCAACATGCTGCAAGAACAACTAAACAACTTAAAAGCTAATGAGCTTTCTCCGAATTGGGATGTCACACGTAACTCGCTTTTACCATTTATACACGATGAAGTACAACCTGCTTTCGAGAGATTATCTGATCAGAGTGTCTTACTAAACTTCTTGAAGTTCCTCTATAATGATTGCCTTGTCAATGAGATACTGCAATGGAATATTATATCCGAGAAGAACTCAGAAAATCTGTCCGAATTGATTCAT
This is a stretch of genomic DNA from Eremothecium gossypii ATCC 10895 chromosome VI, complete sequence. It encodes these proteins:
- the DSL1 gene encoding Dsl1p (Syntenic homolog of Saccharomyces cerevisiae YNL258C (DSL1)), whose amino-acid sequence is MPHQEGTSMQVHSPYPTNHKSSASMVPVETKSSGDGTADRLHELLGNPMQVLAAIEDDPSLWLDSSEKKPNHLALQELKQRDVEVTKTLQQHLRLKIVADLLIKYNSEIQCAEFTAAFETLRQCVQKAKSADVSAHGVRFEQAFNTYLSGLHAVFVRKLQGLLEEVWHIHDDGFSFQQQVSEKLDDAREHNFDYDTLVDMFNSCFLKDGDIDERSWFFKNISMPDVRDDVKQCVNSTYNNYIKLSQVKENLKGFLFSDSLRISCSGTRLHVDQGCETPAAKVESYVVLADYLLNVLSPVASNQILMTLGGAIVTEATKLLKQHSKELLSKEANQKKDLAHFNDTLVKLSSRKGSSWTYNGNALDKLLNDPETFATLMFEQHVHLHLLKLRELFSTDNWSQLIEVKQPASTETDKAANSTVKSQKRESKSMSTNEWEWNENDDEGWNAEFDTEINSEEHRLSDSKDKGVLVEEDQNNADGWDDVWDDDVLDLESITQDVIQITKIPDGFQKVLESFEKGAENLNKDFVSAEYAYKFNLLQTAFFAMCMSKYNDWWLLVRDMKYIISQCDEQTLYQLSELTARFTENNIATMRKAVFNMLQEQLNNLKANELSPNWDVTRNSLLPFIHDEVQPAFERLSDQSVLLNFLKFLYNDCLVNEILQWNIISEKNSENLSELIHMIYNGTKFSALQDNNDYKHARTKLAIIALILKAHLKDIMDMFYNGDFFLFSTEEIIQWILLLFADTHMRRDCIYEVRTIRQESEE